A portion of the Stigmatella aurantiaca DW4/3-1 genome contains these proteins:
- a CDS encoding DsbA family protein — protein sequence MKANVIVALVVGLVLGFFGGKAASGSKSNEGSAPTAAAPSQPSAPAQPAAPTASPVFKVPLENSPVKGSPDALVTMVEFSDYQCPFCSRADATVKKLQEEYGNKLRVVMKQNPLSFHPRAKPAALGALAAGEQGKYWEYHDKLFANARALEDADLEKYASEIGLDVNRWKKDLSKESFQQIITRDQTLAGQLGANGTPAFFINGRLLSGAQPLERFKALIDEEYGKAEALVKEGTKPGEVYAAIIAKGQERAAPPAPAAPQAPTVRKVDVPSDSPAFGPKDAKVTIVEWSDFECPFCGRVMPTLAKIKETYGKDVRVVFRHQPLPFHSSAKLAAEASMAAHEQGKFWEFHDKLFSNQKALDRASLEKYAQELKLDVNKFKAALDSGKFRAKVEADSTAGSAVGANGTPTFFINGRQLVGAQPFESFKAAIDEERAKADKLLASGVKPENLYAKIMEDAANAPPPSAEPAEAEPAVQKIEVGNAPVKGPANAPVTIVAFSDFECPFCSRVVPTLKQLEEGYKGKIRVAFKNQPLPFHANAKPAAAAALAAHEQGKFWEYHDKLFANQKALDRASLERYAEELKLDMGKFKAALDSNKFDAQITADSTEGTRVGANGTPTFFINGRTLVGAQPADAFKRVIDEELKKAEGGSVAKDTK from the coding sequence ATGAAAGCCAATGTCATTGTGGCCCTTGTGGTGGGCCTGGTGCTCGGATTCTTCGGTGGCAAGGCCGCCTCGGGATCCAAGAGCAATGAGGGCAGCGCCCCAACGGCCGCTGCACCTTCTCAGCCCTCCGCGCCCGCGCAACCGGCCGCGCCCACGGCCAGCCCTGTCTTCAAGGTGCCCCTCGAGAATTCCCCCGTCAAGGGGAGCCCCGATGCACTCGTGACGATGGTGGAGTTCTCCGACTACCAGTGCCCCTTCTGCTCCCGGGCCGACGCCACGGTGAAGAAGCTCCAGGAGGAGTACGGCAACAAGCTGCGCGTGGTCATGAAGCAGAACCCGCTGTCCTTCCACCCTCGCGCCAAGCCCGCCGCCCTGGGGGCCCTGGCCGCCGGTGAGCAGGGCAAGTACTGGGAGTACCACGACAAGCTCTTCGCCAACGCCCGGGCGCTCGAGGACGCCGACCTGGAGAAGTACGCCTCCGAGATCGGCCTCGACGTGAACCGCTGGAAGAAGGACCTCTCCAAGGAGAGCTTCCAGCAGATCATCACCCGGGATCAGACCCTGGCGGGCCAGCTGGGCGCCAACGGCACGCCGGCCTTCTTCATCAACGGCCGCCTGCTGTCCGGCGCGCAGCCCCTGGAGCGCTTCAAGGCCCTCATCGACGAGGAGTACGGCAAGGCCGAGGCCCTCGTGAAGGAGGGCACCAAGCCGGGCGAGGTCTATGCCGCCATCATCGCCAAGGGCCAGGAGCGCGCCGCGCCCCCTGCCCCCGCGGCCCCCCAGGCCCCCACGGTCCGCAAGGTGGACGTGCCCAGCGACTCGCCGGCCTTCGGCCCGAAGGATGCCAAGGTGACCATCGTCGAGTGGTCGGACTTCGAGTGCCCCTTCTGCGGCCGCGTGATGCCCACGCTGGCGAAGATCAAGGAGACCTACGGCAAGGACGTGCGCGTGGTGTTCCGCCACCAGCCGCTGCCGTTCCACTCCAGCGCCAAGCTGGCCGCCGAGGCCTCCATGGCCGCGCACGAGCAGGGCAAGTTCTGGGAGTTCCACGACAAGCTCTTCTCCAATCAGAAGGCCCTGGATCGCGCCTCGCTCGAGAAGTACGCCCAGGAGCTGAAGCTGGACGTGAACAAGTTCAAGGCGGCCCTGGACAGCGGCAAGTTCCGCGCGAAGGTCGAGGCGGACTCCACGGCGGGCAGCGCGGTGGGCGCCAACGGCACCCCGACGTTCTTCATCAACGGCCGCCAGCTCGTGGGCGCCCAGCCCTTCGAGAGCTTCAAGGCGGCCATCGATGAGGAGCGGGCCAAGGCGGACAAGCTGCTGGCCAGCGGCGTGAAGCCGGAGAACCTCTACGCGAAGATCATGGAGGATGCGGCCAACGCGCCTCCCCCGTCCGCGGAGCCCGCCGAGGCCGAGCCCGCGGTGCAGAAGATCGAGGTGGGCAATGCGCCGGTGAAGGGCCCCGCCAACGCCCCGGTCACCATCGTCGCGTTCTCCGACTTCGAGTGCCCGTTCTGCAGCCGCGTGGTGCCCACGCTCAAGCAGCTGGAGGAGGGCTACAAGGGGAAGATCCGGGTGGCCTTCAAGAACCAGCCGCTGCCGTTCCACGCCAACGCCAAGCCTGCCGCCGCTGCCGCCCTGGCCGCGCACGAGCAGGGCAAGTTCTGGGAGTACCACGACAAGCTCTTCGCCAACCAGAAGGCCCTGGATCGCGCCTCGCTGGAGCGCTACGCCGAGGAGCTGAAGCTGGACATGGGCAAGTTCAAGGCGGCGCTCGACTCCAACAAGTTCGACGCGCAGATCACCGCGGACTCCACCGAGGGCACGCGCGTGGGCGCCAATGGCACCCCGACGTTCTTCATCAACGGCCGCACGCTGGTGGGTGCGCAGCCGGCCGACGCCTTCAAGCGCGTCATCGATGAGGAGCTGAAGAAGGCCGAGGGCGGCTCGGTGGCGAAGGACACCAAGTAG
- a CDS encoding ABC transporter permease, with protein MRRTLDGLKEIAVIWSAETRRAVRSGRVVVLLGLYSMFSVLVLLIVGSIANALRDEVSARLADSGNGAEAATAVAAEMKKSFLGVLAGNDPAMLEALSQVPVVVLVVFKITLLFLPIYVALMGFDQLSGEVGPRSIRYVTVRARRSSLMMGKFLVQASLLVGLVLVIDLGVFLYARITNPDFTASSLALNLVKYWLAAIVFSLAYVALTTFCSSLFRSPAVSLVFNFVLLFSFWLMDVVGRAYEGQFLGFARFVTPSYYSANLLHPKLSEFGISGLAYAGFALLFLGGAHAVLRARDL; from the coding sequence GTGCGCCGCACTTTGGACGGACTGAAAGAAATCGCGGTGATCTGGAGCGCCGAAACGCGCCGAGCCGTGCGAAGCGGGCGCGTGGTGGTGCTGCTGGGCCTCTACAGCATGTTCTCGGTGCTGGTACTCCTCATCGTGGGCTCCATCGCCAATGCCCTTCGCGACGAGGTGAGCGCGCGGCTGGCGGACTCGGGCAACGGCGCCGAGGCGGCCACGGCGGTGGCCGCGGAAATGAAGAAGAGCTTCCTAGGAGTCCTGGCGGGGAACGATCCCGCGATGCTCGAGGCGCTCTCCCAGGTCCCCGTCGTCGTGCTGGTGGTCTTCAAAATCACCCTGCTGTTCCTGCCCATCTACGTGGCGCTGATGGGTTTTGATCAGCTCAGCGGCGAGGTGGGGCCGCGCTCCATCCGCTACGTCACCGTGCGTGCGCGCCGCTCCTCGCTCATGATGGGCAAGTTCCTCGTGCAGGCCTCGCTGCTGGTGGGGCTGGTGCTCGTCATCGACCTGGGCGTCTTCCTCTATGCCCGCATCACCAACCCGGACTTCACCGCCTCGTCGCTGGCGCTGAACCTGGTGAAGTACTGGCTGGCGGCCATCGTGTTCTCGCTGGCCTACGTGGCGCTCACCACCTTCTGCTCCAGCCTGTTCCGCAGCCCCGCGGTGAGCCTGGTGTTCAACTTCGTCCTGCTCTTCTCCTTCTGGCTGATGGATGTGGTGGGCCGGGCCTACGAGGGCCAGTTCCTCGGCTTCGCCCGCTTCGTGACGCCCTCGTACTACTCGGCCAACCTGCTCCACCCGAAGCTGAGCGAATTCGGTATCAGTGGCCTGGCCTATGCCGGCTTTGCCCTGCTCTTTCTGGGGGGCGCCCATGCCGTCCTGCGCGCGAGGGACCTGTGA
- a CDS encoding ABC transporter ATP-binding protein has protein sequence MSEPAIELFQVSKRFGPKVAVNAVTLSVPQGQVYGLIGPNGAGKTTTFSMMCGYLYPSEGTLQVLGVNPTLPGALKGKLGALPQDAILPPGWEVGTLLGYWARLSGLAEPEREAREALDKVGLAEAWSVQTQALSHGMAKRAAMAQALMGQPPLVLLDEPTAGLDPRIAAQVRQVIRDMKGRQTVVVSSHNLQELEELCDGAAILDRGSLAQAGTMAELTSQGAEFRVQIARGEIIPPELTQLPGVTAARMESPGVLLVRFDGQGHRPEEVISRTVAHLLQTGVLILGVTRGRSLEDRVLQIL, from the coding sequence GTGAGCGAGCCCGCCATCGAACTGTTCCAGGTCAGCAAGCGCTTTGGCCCCAAGGTGGCGGTCAACGCCGTCACGCTGTCGGTTCCCCAAGGGCAGGTGTACGGGCTCATCGGCCCCAACGGCGCCGGCAAGACCACCACCTTCTCCATGATGTGCGGGTACCTCTATCCCTCCGAGGGCACCCTCCAGGTGCTGGGGGTGAACCCGACGCTCCCCGGAGCCCTGAAGGGCAAGCTGGGAGCGCTGCCCCAGGACGCCATCCTGCCGCCAGGCTGGGAGGTCGGTACCCTGCTGGGGTACTGGGCACGGCTGTCCGGGCTCGCCGAGCCCGAGCGCGAAGCACGCGAGGCGCTGGACAAGGTGGGGCTGGCGGAGGCCTGGTCCGTTCAAACCCAGGCCCTCTCGCACGGCATGGCCAAGCGGGCCGCCATGGCCCAGGCGCTGATGGGCCAACCCCCCTTGGTGCTCCTCGATGAGCCCACCGCCGGCCTGGATCCCCGCATCGCCGCCCAGGTGCGCCAGGTCATCCGGGACATGAAGGGCCGCCAGACAGTTGTGGTGTCCAGCCACAACCTCCAGGAGCTGGAAGAGCTGTGCGACGGGGCCGCCATCCTCGACCGGGGCTCACTCGCCCAGGCGGGCACCATGGCGGAGCTGACCAGCCAGGGCGCGGAGTTCCGGGTCCAGATTGCACGGGGGGAAATCATCCCACCTGAACTCACCCAGCTTCCAGGCGTCACCGCCGCGCGCATGGAGTCGCCAGGCGTGCTGCTGGTGCGCTTCGATGGTCAGGGCCATCGCCCCGAGGAGGTCATCAGCCGCACGGTGGCGCACCTGCTCCAGACAGGGGTCCTGATCCTCGGCGTCACCCGGGGCCGGAGCCTCGAGGATCGCGTCCTTCAGATTCTTTGA
- a CDS encoding RelA/SpoT family protein — protein sequence MIRLNDILQRVASYHPDPDLDIIKKAYVYSAKVHQGQLRKSGEPYLVHPLEVAGILAELKLDEASIVTGLLHDTIEDTLATAEELTELFGPEVSQLVDGVTKLSKFSASATLSQEEKQAENFRKMIIAMAQDIRVILVKLADRTHNMRTLDHMSEEKQARIAQETLDIYAPLANRLGISWIKTELEDLSFRYVKPQDYFSLLEKLNRRKKEREKYIEDTSTLVRSKLEERNLEGEVSGRFKHVYSIYKKIKAQGIEFDQIHDIIAFRLLMPTVPSCYEALGLVHQLWKPVPGRFKDFIAIPKPNMYQSLHTTVIGPLSERVEVQIRTPDMNKVAEEGIAAHWAYKEGKALISKDDEKFAWLRQLMEWQQDLKDPKEFLETVKVDLFTDEVFVFTPKGDVKSLPRGATPVDFAYAIHSDVGGRCVGAKVNGKIVPLRYKMKNGDMVEVLTSPQAHPSKDWLTFVKTSRAQQRIRNFIKQQQRDKSLQLGRELAERELKRYQLNLNRLLKNGELKKAAEVLGYRVEDDLLVAIGYGKVTPQQLLQRVAPDKVGEDREPLPSAPAAHEGNGASMLPGLSRVTDLAKRLVGRQSRSGVQIGGVDDVLVRFGRCCNPVPGDPIVGFITRGRGVTVHTDKCEKALATDPERRVDVAWDIRGEYKRPVTLRILSADRPGMLSDITNTFSKKGVNISQANCRATGDDRAVNTFEVTISDLKQLTELMRSIERIQGVQSVERI from the coding sequence ATGATTCGCCTCAACGACATCCTCCAGCGGGTCGCCTCGTACCACCCGGACCCTGATCTGGACATCATCAAGAAGGCGTACGTCTACTCAGCCAAGGTGCACCAAGGGCAGCTGCGCAAGTCTGGCGAGCCCTACTTGGTGCATCCGCTCGAGGTCGCTGGAATCCTGGCCGAGTTGAAGCTGGACGAGGCCTCCATCGTGACGGGCCTTCTCCACGACACCATCGAGGACACCCTGGCCACGGCCGAGGAGCTCACGGAGCTGTTCGGCCCCGAGGTCTCCCAGCTCGTCGATGGGGTGACCAAGCTCTCCAAGTTCTCGGCCTCTGCCACCCTCTCCCAGGAGGAGAAGCAAGCGGAGAATTTCCGGAAGATGATCATCGCGATGGCGCAGGACATCCGCGTCATCCTGGTGAAGCTGGCCGACCGCACCCACAACATGCGGACCCTGGACCACATGTCCGAGGAGAAGCAGGCCCGGATCGCCCAGGAGACGCTGGACATCTATGCCCCGCTGGCCAACCGCCTGGGCATCAGCTGGATCAAGACCGAGCTGGAGGACCTGTCCTTCCGCTACGTCAAGCCTCAGGACTACTTCTCGCTCCTAGAGAAGCTGAACCGGCGCAAGAAGGAGCGGGAGAAGTACATCGAGGACACCAGCACCCTGGTCCGCTCCAAGCTGGAGGAGCGCAACCTGGAGGGGGAGGTCAGCGGCCGCTTCAAGCACGTCTACAGCATCTACAAGAAGATCAAGGCGCAGGGGATCGAGTTCGATCAGATCCACGACATCATCGCGTTCCGGCTGCTCATGCCCACGGTGCCCTCCTGTTACGAGGCCCTGGGGCTGGTGCACCAGCTCTGGAAGCCGGTGCCGGGACGGTTCAAGGACTTCATCGCCATCCCCAAGCCGAACATGTACCAGTCGCTGCACACCACGGTGATCGGCCCGTTGAGCGAGCGCGTGGAGGTGCAGATCCGCACCCCGGACATGAACAAGGTCGCCGAGGAGGGCATCGCGGCGCACTGGGCTTATAAGGAGGGCAAGGCCCTCATCTCCAAGGACGATGAGAAGTTCGCCTGGCTGCGCCAGCTCATGGAGTGGCAGCAGGACCTCAAGGATCCCAAGGAGTTCCTGGAGACGGTGAAGGTGGACCTCTTCACCGACGAGGTCTTCGTCTTCACGCCCAAGGGAGACGTGAAGAGCCTTCCGCGGGGGGCCACCCCGGTGGACTTCGCCTATGCCATCCACTCGGACGTGGGTGGGCGGTGTGTGGGCGCCAAGGTCAACGGGAAGATCGTCCCGCTGCGCTACAAGATGAAGAACGGGGACATGGTGGAGGTGCTCACCAGCCCCCAGGCGCACCCGTCGAAGGACTGGCTGACCTTCGTCAAGACGAGCCGCGCGCAGCAGCGCATCCGCAACTTCATCAAGCAGCAGCAGCGCGACAAGAGCCTGCAGTTGGGCCGCGAGCTGGCCGAGCGGGAGCTCAAGCGCTACCAGCTCAACCTCAACAGGCTGCTGAAGAACGGCGAGCTGAAGAAGGCCGCCGAGGTGCTCGGCTACCGCGTCGAGGACGATCTGCTGGTGGCCATTGGCTATGGCAAGGTGACGCCGCAGCAACTCCTCCAGCGCGTGGCGCCCGACAAGGTGGGTGAGGACCGGGAGCCGCTGCCCTCCGCGCCTGCCGCCCACGAGGGCAACGGCGCGTCGATGCTGCCAGGGCTGTCGCGCGTCACGGATCTCGCCAAGCGGTTGGTGGGCCGCCAGAGCCGCAGCGGCGTGCAGATCGGCGGGGTGGACGATGTGCTCGTGCGCTTCGGGCGCTGTTGTAATCCCGTGCCAGGAGATCCCATCGTGGGCTTCATCACCCGTGGGCGTGGCGTCACCGTGCACACGGACAAGTGCGAGAAGGCACTGGCCACGGATCCCGAGCGGAGGGTCGACGTCGCCTGGGACATCCGCGGTGAATACAAGCGCCCCGTCACGCTGCGCATCCTCTCGGCGGACCGGCCCGGGATGCTGTCGGACATCACCAACACCTTCTCGAAGAAGGGCGTCAACATCTCCCAGGCCAACTGCCGGGCCACGGGGGATGACCGGGCGGTGAATACCTTCGAGGTCACCATCTCGGATCTCAAGCAGCTCACCGAGCTCATGCGGTCCATTGAACGCATCCAGGGCGTGCAGTCCGTCGAGCGCATCTGA
- a CDS encoding serine/threonine-protein kinase, translating to MLCPSCGADARESSKYCPACGSTLVRTVAEADEYIGKTLAKKYRVEALIGEGGMGKVYRSRQLALDKPVVLKVLRQSLLSDERTVARFQREAKAASRLNHPNSISILDFGQADDGALFIAMEFVPGQDLHQLLNREWPLAEGRVIRIVSQVLSALSDAHGAGVIHRDLKPENIMVEQRRNDTDFVKVLDFGIAKITDSSGEDGPALTRAGFVCGTPEYMSPEQARGASVDHRSDLYAVGVLLYQLMTGLLPFESDSAVGFATKHLTEEPPPPSKRRPDARISVGMERLILRALSKDPDDRPANAEAFKAELHALEHRERRRSEPAPRRAAASAAPMSSPVLAPLPRRGTGGSHLATQPGTVRDWDSAEATVRAVPEIIQTTPNPMPSSDHLEESAVSMGQDNPGGLGFFKILTLTLVLAAGALAYYFFFSGNSASTPYSIPENAPVPRKEDARTQGPDFSTPLHSQEIPAQALNVAKSREHEMEGDQQYQRGRLDLAATHYKNAFQLNPKPELSLKLGEVYWQHELPGEALAWWSRHLRDAPSSVARAYIVEQRKSVAGAPVP from the coding sequence TTGCTCTGCCCCTCTTGCGGCGCTGACGCCAGAGAATCTTCCAAGTATTGCCCGGCCTGCGGCTCCACCCTCGTGCGCACGGTGGCCGAAGCCGACGAGTACATCGGCAAGACGCTGGCGAAGAAGTACCGGGTGGAAGCCCTGATTGGAGAGGGGGGCATGGGCAAGGTGTACCGTTCGCGCCAGCTCGCCCTGGACAAGCCCGTGGTGCTCAAGGTGCTGCGCCAGTCGCTGCTGTCCGACGAGCGCACCGTCGCCCGCTTCCAGCGGGAGGCCAAGGCGGCCAGCCGCCTCAACCACCCCAACTCCATCAGCATCCTCGACTTTGGCCAGGCCGATGACGGCGCGCTCTTCATCGCCATGGAGTTCGTGCCTGGGCAGGATTTGCACCAGCTCCTCAATCGGGAATGGCCCCTGGCCGAGGGCCGGGTGATCCGCATCGTCAGCCAGGTGCTCTCGGCCTTGTCCGATGCGCACGGCGCGGGGGTGATCCACCGGGACCTCAAGCCCGAGAACATCATGGTGGAGCAGCGCCGCAACGATACGGACTTCGTGAAGGTGCTGGACTTCGGCATCGCGAAGATCACCGATTCCTCGGGAGAGGACGGCCCGGCCCTGACGCGGGCTGGCTTCGTGTGCGGCACCCCGGAGTACATGTCTCCGGAGCAGGCCCGGGGCGCGTCGGTGGACCACCGCTCGGATCTCTATGCGGTGGGGGTTCTCCTCTATCAGCTCATGACGGGGCTGCTGCCGTTCGAGTCTGACTCCGCGGTCGGCTTTGCCACCAAGCACCTCACCGAGGAGCCGCCCCCGCCCTCCAAGCGCCGGCCCGATGCGCGCATCTCCGTGGGGATGGAGCGGCTCATCCTCCGCGCCCTGTCCAAGGATCCCGACGACCGGCCCGCCAACGCGGAGGCCTTTAAGGCCGAACTGCATGCGCTCGAGCACCGGGAGCGGCGCCGCAGCGAGCCCGCCCCCCGGAGGGCCGCGGCCTCGGCCGCGCCCATGTCCTCGCCCGTGCTGGCGCCCTTGCCGCGCCGGGGAACGGGCGGCAGCCATCTGGCCACCCAGCCGGGCACCGTTCGGGATTGGGACTCCGCCGAGGCCACCGTTCGCGCGGTGCCGGAGATCATCCAGACGACGCCCAACCCGATGCCTTCCAGCGACCACCTGGAGGAGTCGGCCGTGTCCATGGGGCAGGACAATCCCGGAGGGCTTGGTTTCTTCAAGATCCTCACCCTCACCCTGGTGCTCGCCGCGGGGGCCCTCGCTTACTACTTCTTCTTCAGCGGGAACTCGGCGAGCACTCCCTACTCGATTCCCGAGAATGCCCCGGTGCCTCGCAAAGAGGATGCCCGGACCCAAGGGCCGGATTTCTCCACGCCGCTCCACTCGCAGGAGATCCCCGCCCAGGCCCTCAACGTGGCCAAGTCTCGCGAGCACGAGATGGAGGGGGACCAGCAGTACCAGCGCGGCCGCCTGGACCTGGCGGCCACCCATTACAAGAACGCCTTTCAGCTCAACCCCAAGCCGGAGCTGTCCCTCAAGCTGGGCGAGGTCTACTGGCAGCATGAGCTTCCTGGGGAAGCGCTTGCCTGGTGGTCCCGGCACCTGAGGGACGCGCCGTCCTCCGTGGCCCGCGCTTACATCGTGGAGCAGCGCAAGAGCGTCGCCGGCGCGCCCGTCCCGTGA
- a CDS encoding RidA family protein has product MARKTLHSDSAPQAIGPYSQAVQVDAGRMIFLSGQIPLDPKTMELVQGDATAQTERVMQNLQAVLAAGGADFSHVVRCTIFLTDLGDFSKVNEVYGRYFTGAPPARVTVQVAALPRGAKVEIDAVAVVGPA; this is encoded by the coding sequence ATGGCGCGCAAGACCCTTCACTCCGACAGTGCCCCTCAGGCCATTGGTCCCTACTCGCAGGCAGTCCAAGTGGACGCCGGGAGGATGATCTTCCTGTCCGGGCAGATTCCCCTGGACCCGAAGACGATGGAGTTGGTTCAGGGGGATGCCACCGCGCAGACGGAGCGCGTGATGCAGAACCTTCAGGCCGTGCTGGCCGCGGGGGGAGCTGACTTCTCCCACGTCGTGCGCTGCACCATCTTCCTCACCGACCTGGGGGACTTCAGCAAGGTGAACGAGGTGTACGGGCGCTACTTCACCGGTGCGCCTCCGGCCCGCGTCACCGTGCAGGTGGCGGCGCTTCCGCGCGGCGCCAAGGTGGAGATCGACGCCGTCGCCGTGGTGGGCCCGGCCTGA
- a CDS encoding penicillin-binding transpeptidase domain-containing protein, with protein sequence MPRSQALLVTLLPLALVLGAMGTTSAPPEVPDSLESPDAGLLAAEAAADAGPGEADAGPPPLSGLVPPAPVPSRATAPPITQLRPLARKDDVLAQARLSGGRFVMPPAKGGATLTVDPPLQAQLTRIMQDYQVPYGAAVVIEPSTGRVLALAEHSQTDPSMRGLTSRAVFPAASIFKIVTGSALLEAGVSPGEEACFHGGKRGLTEKLLEDTGRDGACHTLSSAMGKSANVVFAKLTRKYLSADALRRMAARLRFNRPISFPIPTDVSLASIPEDEFGLANTGAGFGDVYLSPLHGAALAAASATGVWRDPVLFEPAADAAPALAEEVLSPEVTHALTGMLEETVTHGTARRIFRERAFRVEGAVGKTGTLADKNPFRDYSWFVGFAPKDHPRVAVAAVIVNEPLWRIRATWLGREAMRLALERFPAPVVPKEAPLVAEPVPPPAEPLPALQAVSTAAEEAEEAEGAESHPLEAEPPKEPPASANASAPLP encoded by the coding sequence ATGCCTCGCTCCCAAGCCCTCCTTGTGACGTTGCTGCCCCTTGCCCTCGTCCTGGGGGCCATGGGAACCACCTCTGCTCCCCCAGAGGTCCCGGACTCCCTTGAATCCCCGGACGCCGGCCTCTTGGCGGCGGAAGCCGCCGCGGACGCGGGCCCGGGTGAGGCCGATGCGGGCCCGCCTCCTTTGTCAGGACTGGTGCCTCCCGCGCCTGTTCCCTCTCGGGCCACGGCGCCTCCCATCACCCAATTGCGGCCCTTGGCCCGCAAGGACGACGTGCTCGCCCAGGCCCGGCTGAGTGGCGGACGGTTCGTCATGCCCCCCGCGAAGGGCGGGGCCACCTTGACCGTGGACCCCCCGCTCCAAGCACAGCTCACCCGCATCATGCAGGACTACCAGGTGCCTTACGGTGCCGCGGTGGTGATCGAGCCCTCCACGGGGCGGGTGCTGGCGTTGGCGGAGCACTCCCAGACCGATCCCTCGATGCGAGGGCTGACCAGCCGCGCGGTGTTCCCCGCGGCCAGCATCTTCAAGATCGTCACCGGAAGCGCTCTCTTGGAGGCCGGGGTGTCTCCCGGAGAGGAGGCCTGCTTCCACGGGGGCAAGCGCGGGTTGACCGAGAAGCTCTTGGAGGACACTGGCCGGGATGGCGCCTGCCACACGTTGTCCTCCGCCATGGGCAAGAGCGCCAATGTCGTCTTCGCCAAGCTCACCCGGAAGTACCTCTCCGCGGATGCGCTGAGGCGGATGGCGGCGCGGCTTCGCTTCAACCGGCCCATTTCTTTTCCCATCCCCACGGATGTCTCGCTCGCCTCCATCCCCGAGGACGAGTTCGGACTGGCCAACACCGGGGCGGGGTTTGGTGATGTGTACCTGTCTCCGCTGCACGGCGCGGCGCTCGCCGCTGCCTCGGCCACGGGCGTGTGGAGGGATCCGGTCCTCTTCGAGCCTGCCGCGGATGCCGCGCCCGCTCTCGCCGAGGAGGTGTTGTCGCCGGAGGTAACGCATGCCCTCACTGGGATGTTGGAGGAGACGGTGACCCATGGCACGGCCCGGCGCATCTTCCGGGAGCGGGCCTTCCGGGTAGAGGGGGCCGTGGGCAAGACGGGCACGCTGGCGGACAAGAATCCGTTCCGGGACTACTCGTGGTTCGTGGGCTTCGCGCCGAAGGACCATCCCCGGGTGGCGGTGGCCGCCGTCATCGTCAACGAGCCGCTGTGGCGCATCCGGGCCACGTGGCTGGGGCGCGAGGCGATGCGCCTGGCCCTGGAGCGGTTCCCCGCGCCGGTGGTGCCCAAGGAAGCCCCCCTGGTCGCCGAGCCGGTCCCTCCTCCCGCCGAGCCTCTTCCCGCGCTCCAGGCCGTCTCCACCGCCGCCGAGGAAGCCGAGGAGGCCGAGGGGGCGGAGTCCCACCCGCTGGAAGCGGAACCTCCGAAGGAGCCCCCTGCCTCGGCGAATGCCTCGGCGCCCCTGCCGTGA
- a CDS encoding FHA domain-containing protein, with protein sequence MSNCVVGRSRGAILFAEDLFVSALHATFLVKEGALFVRDETSASGVYVTVPGTEAIAPRTLFSAGLRLFRFSGRIEAPVNLPGQPIIYGAPMPLGQALYAVEEILVGGRAGRAVVSAATLLTIGQAHCDLSYPQDEGLAGRHCELSPTPTGAMLRDLSGGLGTYIRIPAGIERPLRPGDRVRIGQHVLQVEALG encoded by the coding sequence ATGAGCAACTGCGTGGTGGGCCGCAGCCGGGGGGCCATCCTCTTCGCGGAGGACCTCTTCGTCTCCGCACTCCACGCCACCTTCCTCGTGAAGGAAGGGGCCCTCTTCGTCCGCGACGAGACCAGTGCCTCGGGCGTCTACGTCACCGTGCCGGGAACCGAAGCCATCGCGCCTCGCACCCTCTTCAGCGCGGGCTTGCGGCTCTTCCGCTTCAGCGGGCGCATCGAAGCGCCGGTGAACCTGCCTGGGCAACCCATCATTTATGGCGCCCCGATGCCGCTGGGCCAGGCGCTCTACGCGGTGGAGGAGATCCTGGTCGGTGGGCGGGCGGGCCGAGCGGTGGTGTCCGCCGCCACGCTGCTCACCATCGGGCAAGCCCACTGCGATCTCAGCTACCCCCAAGATGAGGGCCTCGCGGGCCGTCACTGCGAACTCAGCCCGACCCCCACGGGGGCGATGTTGAGGGATCTCTCGGGCGGGTTGGGCACGTACATCCGCATTCCCGCGGGCATCGAACGGCCCCTGCGCCCAGGCGATCGGGTCCGGATTGGTCAGCACGTGTTGCAGGTGGAAGCGCTCGGCTGA